In Bacillus sp. DX3.1, the following proteins share a genomic window:
- a CDS encoding YwiC-like family protein, whose protein sequence is MKPVVPKQHGAWGMLLIPFLLSVLLGKATFYHIPLFIAWLFIYLATYPFLMYIRQTRKKYYLHWAIIYFVIACVFGMIALMYEWRILLFTVVMIPLFIVNMHYARQKKERALVNDICAIIVFCIGGMISYYFSMKTIDGIAWSIAIVSFLYFLGSTFYVKTMIREKHNPTYRYVSWGYHTFLITASFIVNPWLSLVFIPSLIRAIVLYGKKISILKVGILEIVNAVYFLITTAILFQYAM, encoded by the coding sequence ATGAAGCCAGTTGTTCCAAAGCAGCATGGTGCCTGGGGGATGCTGCTCATTCCGTTTTTACTAAGCGTTTTACTTGGTAAAGCTACTTTCTATCATATTCCACTATTTATTGCTTGGTTATTTATCTACTTAGCAACATATCCGTTTTTAATGTATATAAGGCAAACGCGAAAAAAATATTATTTACACTGGGCAATCATTTATTTTGTTATCGCATGTGTCTTCGGGATGATAGCTTTGATGTATGAATGGCGGATTCTTTTATTTACAGTCGTTATGATCCCGTTATTTATTGTGAATATGCATTATGCGCGTCAAAAAAAAGAACGTGCTTTAGTAAATGATATTTGTGCAATTATTGTTTTCTGTATTGGTGGTATGATTAGTTATTATTTCTCCATGAAAACAATTGATGGAATAGCTTGGAGTATTGCAATTGTATCCTTTCTCTATTTTTTAGGTAGTACTTTTTATGTGAAAACAATGATTCGTGAAAAGCATAATCCGACTTATCGCTATGTTTCATGGGGTTATCATACCTTTTTAATCACGGCGTCCTTTATTGTAAATCCATGGCTTTCGTTAGTTTTTATACCAAGCCTAATTCGAGCGATTGTATTGTATGGGAAGAAAATTTCAATATTAAAAGTAGGTATTTTAGAAATTGTGAATGCTGTATATTTTCTAATCACAACGGCAATACTATTTCAGTATGCCATGTAA
- a CDS encoding DUF4430 domain-containing protein produces MATMKKWLQTSLMTFALVFVSFANTVHIAFAEGKTATLAIIGESQKGIILCPKEVSIKDGETAYSLLQKVMNGKVTAENTKYGMYIKSIDGLMAGETSGWTYDVNDKAAMGGADSYKLEAGDVVAFRFVVDWNKMSQETLQQVLDKIGTCKKKPDEKKPDEQKPDGQKPDEQKPDGQKSDGQKPDEQKPDGQKPNEQKPQESIKNELLMKKVDRAIQKASQKMLKDGVDSDWIAIALGHSEQSIPTEVKISYLQSLTQKVEKRINRFNSTDVARTILAVTAVNGNPKNVAGENLIQRLYQSEKLDSITGYTLSLIALDTKKYEVPVDAKWNRDTLVKAILASQHTDGGWTYNVQSSKKDASNVDVTGMVLSALAPYKQQPEVKKSIGKAVQFLSKKQTKTGGFLADGKENSNSVSQAIIGLAAAGINPTSNAFIKNNYNAVQNLISYQLANGEFKWLSSGKEGSSMATEQALLALIQYKDYVNGKGSIYDWTNVSTENETKTVVEPKQLIVDEVKVIEKQQKQPKEETSRVVVKEKTVNREKTAGNGQLPKTGASGWDAAMPVGMGVLCIASAYVLWRRKAA; encoded by the coding sequence ATGGCAACGATGAAAAAGTGGCTGCAAACGTCATTAATGACGTTTGCATTAGTATTTGTTTCTTTCGCAAATACTGTACATATTGCGTTTGCTGAAGGGAAAACAGCAACGCTTGCGATTATTGGGGAATCGCAAAAAGGAATCATTTTATGTCCAAAAGAAGTGTCAATTAAAGATGGGGAAACAGCCTATAGTTTATTGCAAAAGGTCATGAATGGCAAAGTAACAGCCGAAAATACGAAATATGGTATGTATATAAAGAGTATTGATGGTTTAATGGCTGGGGAAACAAGTGGATGGACTTATGATGTAAATGATAAAGCGGCAATGGGTGGAGCAGATAGTTATAAATTAGAAGCTGGAGATGTTGTTGCATTTCGTTTTGTTGTAGACTGGAACAAAATGAGTCAGGAAACACTTCAACAAGTACTTGATAAGATAGGAACTTGTAAGAAAAAACCAGATGAGAAAAAACCAGATGAGCAAAAGCCAGATGGACAAAAGCCAGATGAGCAAAAGCCAGATGGACAAAAGTCAGATGGACAAAAACCAGATGAGCAAAAGCCAGATGGACAAAAGCCAAATGAGCAAAAACCACAAGAATCAATAAAAAATGAATTACTAATGAAAAAGGTAGATCGTGCAATTCAAAAAGCTTCTCAAAAGATGCTGAAAGACGGAGTGGATAGTGATTGGATTGCAATTGCACTTGGGCATTCAGAGCAAAGTATACCAACAGAGGTAAAAATAAGCTATTTACAGTCTTTAACACAAAAAGTAGAAAAGCGTATAAATCGATTCAATTCTACCGATGTAGCACGAACAATTTTAGCGGTTACAGCAGTTAATGGTAACCCAAAGAATGTTGCAGGGGAGAATTTAATTCAAAGACTTTATCAATCTGAAAAATTAGATTCTATTACAGGTTATACACTTAGTCTTATTGCACTTGATACAAAAAAATATGAAGTACCAGTAGATGCAAAATGGAATCGTGATACATTAGTAAAAGCAATTTTAGCTTCTCAACATACAGATGGTGGTTGGACTTACAATGTTCAGAGCAGTAAAAAGGACGCTAGTAATGTTGATGTAACAGGTATGGTTTTATCGGCATTAGCGCCATATAAACAGCAACCAGAAGTTAAGAAATCCATTGGAAAAGCAGTACAATTTTTATCAAAAAAACAAACAAAAACAGGTGGGTTTTTAGCTGACGGTAAAGAAAATTCCAATAGTGTCTCGCAAGCTATTATTGGTCTAGCTGCAGCAGGAATCAATCCGACGAGCAATGCATTTATTAAAAATAATTATAATGCTGTTCAAAACTTAATATCCTATCAATTAGCAAATGGTGAATTCAAATGGTTGTCAAGCGGAAAAGAAGGTAGTAGTATGGCAACTGAACAAGCCCTATTAGCTCTTATACAATATAAAGACTATGTAAACGGGAAAGGTTCCATTTACGATTGGACGAACGTTTCAACTGAAAATGAAACAAAAACGGTTGTAGAACCGAAGCAGCTGATAGTAGATGAAGTAAAAGTTATAGAAAAGCAGCAAAAGCAACCGAAAGAGGAAACATCTCGTGTTGTAGTAAAAGAAAAAACAGTAAATCGTGAAAAAACTGCGGGAAATGGTCAATTACCTAAAACAGGAGCGTCAGGTTGGGATGCTGCTATGCCAGTAGGAATGGGTGTATTATGCATTGCTTCAGCATATGTTTTATGGAGACGAAAAGCAGCTTAA
- the rraA gene encoding ribonuclease E activity regulator RraA, with protein MWRTTDLCDAFENKVQVCRPIFQSYGKKEQFHGKIATVKVKDDNVLVKQALQTLPEGTVLVVDGEGSTNCALLGDNLANIAKERNLAGIIVYGCVRDSAELRNIDIGILAIGTMPKRSVKEGRGERKIPLFFGEISWVSDHYVYADEDGVIVCDEPIHMKE; from the coding sequence ATGTGGCGAACAACGGATCTTTGTGATGCATTTGAAAATAAGGTACAAGTATGCCGTCCGATCTTTCAGTCTTATGGAAAGAAAGAGCAGTTTCACGGGAAGATTGCAACAGTTAAAGTGAAAGATGATAACGTGTTAGTGAAACAAGCATTACAAACTTTACCGGAGGGAACAGTATTAGTGGTGGATGGTGAAGGTTCTACGAATTGTGCTTTGCTTGGGGATAATTTAGCAAACATTGCAAAGGAACGGAATTTAGCGGGAATTATTGTGTATGGTTGTGTTCGTGATAGTGCAGAGCTTCGTAATATTGATATAGGTATTTTAGCGATTGGGACGATGCCGAAAAGAAGTGTGAAAGAAGGGAGAGGGGAAAGAAAAATACCTTTGTTCTTTGGTGAAATTTCTTGGGTTTCAGATCACTATGTGTATGCCGATGAAGACGGGGTAATTGTATGTGATGAGCCAATTCATATGAAAGAGTGA
- the ybaK gene encoding Cys-tRNA(Pro) deacylase codes for MKKDKTNAMRILDKEKIEYSMMSYSPEDGKIDGISVAKKIGRETREVYKTLISQGASKAYYVFVIPVDTELNLKTAAKAAGEKKVEMIAVKDITKVSGYVRGGCSPVGMKKLFPTFIDTNARSLETIIVSGGKIGVQIELKVESLIQTTKANFADLIK; via the coding sequence ATGAAAAAAGATAAAACAAATGCAATGCGTATATTAGACAAAGAAAAAATAGAATATTCCATGATGTCATATAGTCCAGAGGACGGAAAAATCGACGGCATCTCTGTTGCCAAAAAAATTGGAAGGGAGACAAGGGAAGTGTACAAAACACTTATTTCTCAAGGAGCTAGCAAAGCATATTATGTGTTTGTTATTCCCGTAGATACTGAGCTCAATTTGAAGACAGCTGCTAAGGCTGCTGGTGAAAAGAAGGTGGAAATGATTGCGGTGAAGGATATTACAAAAGTCTCCGGATATGTTCGTGGTGGATGCTCGCCAGTGGGGATGAAAAAATTATTTCCAACTTTTATAGATACAAACGCTCGATCATTAGAAACAATTATAGTCAGCGGGGGAAAAATTGGTGTGCAAATTGAACTAAAGGTTGAGAGCTTAATCCAGACAACGAAAGCAAACTTTGCTGATTTAATAAAATAG
- a CDS encoding VanZ family protein yields MILYFMFLGFDRLGLKYINHEYEFQLIPSSIPLGLPNMVDGEDFNLWFFNFGNLTAFIPFGVLIPMLYRCSFIRFITSFCISILILEVLQMVTFLGGFDIDDVIVNAMGATIGFCAYKIGFRSNNTLKNFIITGVTAFILTLGVLVVVGEINKSLEKEQQSLKNGTVIALNQLTESTGYVPKVNNSTSFEVAHKKIEPKLNMYSSKGTNSQQFKYLLKGKYAKISGYLGIPDGASKHSGKIIISIDGKDVQTIRFSEESISTSTSSFEIELDKANELSIKFIDTDALLWDVKLTEWKK; encoded by the coding sequence CTGATCCTCTACTTTATGTTTCTTGGTTTCGATAGATTGGGATTAAAATATATTAACCATGAATATGAATTCCAGTTAATTCCGAGTAGTATTCCTTTGGGCTTGCCAAATATGGTAGATGGGGAAGATTTTAATCTATGGTTTTTTAATTTTGGAAATTTAACAGCATTCATACCTTTTGGGGTATTAATTCCTATGTTATATCGTTGTAGCTTTATTAGATTTATTACTTCATTCTGTATTTCTATTCTTATACTAGAAGTCCTACAAATGGTTACTTTTCTTGGTGGCTTTGACATTGATGATGTAATTGTGAATGCAATGGGTGCTACAATAGGATTTTGTGCATATAAAATAGGATTTCGCTCTAATAATACTTTGAAAAACTTTATTATTACAGGTGTAACAGCATTTATCTTGACATTAGGAGTACTTGTAGTTGTAGGTGAAATTAATAAATCATTAGAAAAGGAACAACAATCCCTAAAAAATGGAACTGTTATAGCGCTAAATCAACTGACAGAAAGTACTGGATATGTACCGAAAGTTAACAATTCCACTAGCTTTGAAGTGGCTCATAAAAAAATTGAACCTAAATTAAATATGTATAGTAGTAAAGGGACAAATTCTCAGCAATTTAAATACTTGTTAAAAGGTAAGTATGCAAAAATTTCGGGATATCTCGGTATCCCTGATGGTGCTAGCAAACATTCCGGTAAGATAATTATTTCTATTGATGGAAAAGATGTACAAACCATTCGATTCTCTGAAGAAAGCATATCTACATCCACAAGTTCTTTTGAGATAGAGTTGGATAAAGCAAATGAACTTAGTATTAAATTTATTGATACAGATGCATTGCTATGGGATGTTAAGCTTACAGAATGGAAAAAATAA
- a CDS encoding YjcZ family sporulation protein, whose translation MGFEAGFGGGFALLIVLFILLIIIGCSCFC comes from the coding sequence ATGGGCTTTGAAGCCGGATTTGGTGGCGGATTTGCTTTATTAATCGTATTGTTTATTCTTTTAATTATTATTGGATGTAGCTGTTTCTGTTAA
- a CDS encoding SDR family oxidoreductase yields the protein MTRIAIVTGATRLDGIGAAVSKLLAQKGIDIFFTYWPRYDKAMPWGMNDQEPFLLKKEIENFGVRCEMAEVNLAQSYAPNRLLYMASERLGEPSILVNNAAYSTNTNYDELDVEELDRHYTVNVRAPMLLSALFIKNHTLETGGRIINLTSGQSLGPMPDELAYVATKGAIEAFTNSVAPAAAKKGITVNAVDPGPTQTGWMNKEVQESLIGRFPAGRIGEPMDVARLISFLISEEAAWVTGQVIHSNGGFY from the coding sequence GTGACGAGAATAGCAATTGTTACGGGAGCAACACGTTTAGATGGAATTGGAGCAGCAGTTAGCAAGCTACTTGCTCAAAAAGGAATTGATATCTTTTTTACATACTGGCCTCGTTACGATAAAGCAATGCCATGGGGGATGAACGATCAGGAACCATTTTTATTAAAAAAAGAAATTGAAAATTTTGGTGTGCGATGTGAAATGGCAGAAGTGAACTTAGCGCAGTCATATGCACCAAACCGTCTATTATACATGGCTTCAGAACGTTTAGGTGAACCATCTATTCTAGTCAATAATGCAGCTTATTCGACAAATACAAATTATGATGAATTGGATGTAGAAGAGCTAGACCGACACTATACGGTCAATGTACGTGCGCCAATGCTATTAAGTGCATTATTTATCAAAAATCATACGTTGGAAACGGGTGGTAGAATTATTAATCTTACCTCCGGACAGTCGTTAGGACCGATGCCAGATGAACTTGCATATGTAGCAACAAAAGGAGCAATTGAAGCATTTACAAATTCAGTAGCACCGGCTGCAGCAAAAAAAGGAATCACTGTAAATGCAGTTGATCCAGGACCGACACAAACAGGGTGGATGAATAAAGAAGTACAGGAATCTCTTATTGGAAGGTTTCCAGCTGGTAGAATTGGAGAACCAATGGATGTGGCACGTCTCATTTCATTTTTAATAAGTGAAGAGGCAGCGTGGGTAACCGGGCAAGTGATTCATTCAAATGGTGGGTTTTATTGA
- a CDS encoding ABC transporter permease, with amino-acid sequence MNKIWILTKVLLKLNYADIISDKKKRWIYVFSFLALLFCGFLFIGPLTLGMYNGLKPIGQESTIIGMGLAVGSIWVFVISITTILTVFYYSDDVETLLPLPLQPSHIITAKFITVLITQYVMASFVILPIFIVYGMQSGAFITYYLYTLLVYLFFPIIPLVLASLLMTVIMRYTNIAKNKDRSNIFIGMLSLFFIVGINLFIQWKNKSVASGDMMANYFTDNQSSLLVQMTNYFPSSYFGAMGLVEHASWKGILYVLIFAAISFAFFVLFFYVSQRTYLKGVIGLSTSTAKKEVISTESFNKATIQSSHLKAYVKKEFRILFRTPQFFLNCIVQTFIMPIMLFFVIFVQNGNLTWLTNYVENPEYTGLAIGIGFCAGLLLMGNNVIATTSFSRDGRTWFVNRYLPVKAADLFFAKVLTAWSINITILAIFGLVLIFVAGVSPLFMLLWFLLCANGLWFNNLIGARWDAQTADINWDTEQKLFKGRYTTLWNFLANILVDLIIVGGVFALYYYFGIGMWGMFFILLIVFTIVNVIVTRSLQLDAERILANIK; translated from the coding sequence ATGAATAAAATTTGGATATTAACAAAAGTATTGTTGAAATTAAATTATGCGGACATTATATCGGATAAAAAGAAACGTTGGATATATGTATTTTCATTTTTGGCACTTTTATTTTGTGGATTTCTGTTTATCGGTCCACTTACGTTAGGAATGTACAATGGATTAAAGCCAATTGGCCAAGAAAGTACAATTATTGGTATGGGATTAGCAGTCGGTAGTATTTGGGTATTTGTTATTAGTATTACAACCATTTTAACTGTTTTTTACTACAGCGATGATGTTGAAACGTTATTACCGTTACCATTACAACCATCACATATTATTACGGCAAAATTTATTACTGTATTAATTACTCAATATGTAATGGCATCTTTCGTTATACTTCCAATCTTTATTGTTTACGGCATGCAAAGCGGTGCATTTATTACATACTATTTATATACTTTACTCGTTTACTTATTTTTCCCAATTATTCCACTTGTGCTTGCGTCACTTTTAATGACAGTCATTATGCGTTACACAAATATTGCTAAAAATAAAGATCGCAGCAATATCTTTATTGGGATGCTTTCCTTATTCTTTATCGTCGGAATCAATCTATTCATTCAATGGAAAAACAAAAGTGTCGCATCTGGTGATATGATGGCAAATTATTTTACAGACAATCAATCATCACTTTTGGTTCAAATGACAAATTACTTTCCATCATCGTATTTTGGAGCAATGGGGTTAGTAGAACATGCATCGTGGAAAGGAATTTTGTATGTTCTTATTTTTGCAGCGATTTCTTTCGCGTTTTTCGTATTATTTTTCTATGTTTCGCAGCGTACATATTTAAAAGGGGTAATTGGCCTTTCAACGAGCACAGCGAAAAAGGAAGTTATTTCAACAGAGAGCTTTAATAAAGCAACGATTCAAAGTTCACATTTAAAAGCATATGTAAAAAAAGAGTTTCGTATTTTATTCCGAACACCTCAGTTTTTTCTAAATTGTATCGTTCAAACATTTATTATGCCAATCATGTTGTTCTTTGTTATTTTTGTGCAAAATGGCAACTTAACATGGCTGACTAATTATGTGGAAAATCCAGAATATACTGGTCTTGCAATTGGAATTGGCTTTTGTGCAGGACTACTCTTAATGGGGAATAATGTAATTGCAACAACATCTTTTTCTAGAGATGGACGTACATGGTTTGTGAATCGTTATTTACCGGTGAAAGCAGCAGACCTATTTTTTGCAAAAGTATTGACAGCTTGGTCTATTAATATAACGATTTTAGCTATTTTTGGTCTTGTTTTAATCTTTGTTGCTGGTGTTTCTCCACTCTTTATGTTGCTATGGTTTTTACTTTGTGCAAATGGCCTATGGTTCAACAACTTAATTGGTGCACGTTGGGATGCACAAACTGCTGATATTAATTGGGATACAGAACAAAAATTGTTTAAAGGCCGTTATACAACTTTATGGAATTTCCTAGCGAATATTTTAGTAGATTTAATTATTGTTGGTGGTGTGTTTGCTTTATACTATTACTTCGGCATTGGTATGTGGGGAATGTTTTTCATTCTTTTAATTGTGTTTACGATAGTAAATGTAATTGTAACCCGCAGTTTACAACTAGATGCAGAACGTATTTTAGCAAATATTAAATAA
- a CDS encoding ABC transporter ATP-binding protein has product MIEISNVSKSYNGTTFAVKDLSLMIPSGEIFGFLGPNGAGKSTTIKMVTGVHSIDKGTILINGKDVAEEPLEAKKTFGYVPDSPDMFLRLKGIEYLNFMADIYEVPNAVRQEKIRTLAERFDLYNALSDQIQSYSHGMRQKIIIIGVLLHDPDVWILDEPMTGLDPKSAFILKQMMREHADKGKTVFFSTHVLEVAEKLCDRVAIINKGNLQFQGNLNEMRDHFKSNESLEKMFLEMTGNE; this is encoded by the coding sequence ATGATCGAGATTTCGAATGTTTCAAAAAGTTATAATGGCACTACATTTGCTGTAAAAGATTTGAGTTTAATGATACCAAGTGGAGAGATTTTTGGTTTTTTAGGTCCAAATGGTGCAGGGAAATCTACAACAATTAAAATGGTAACGGGTGTTCATTCCATCGATAAAGGAACAATTTTAATCAATGGAAAAGATGTTGCGGAAGAGCCGTTGGAAGCAAAAAAAACATTTGGCTATGTTCCAGATAGCCCGGATATGTTTTTGCGATTAAAAGGAATTGAATATTTAAATTTTATGGCAGATATATATGAAGTTCCAAATGCAGTAAGACAAGAGAAGATTCGTACGCTAGCAGAGAGATTTGATTTGTATAATGCCTTGTCTGATCAGATTCAAAGTTATTCACATGGTATGAGACAAAAAATTATTATTATTGGTGTTTTGCTTCATGATCCAGATGTGTGGATTTTAGATGAGCCAATGACAGGGCTAGATCCTAAATCGGCATTTATCTTAAAACAAATGATGCGGGAACATGCTGATAAAGGAAAAACTGTATTTTTCTCCACGCATGTATTAGAAGTGGCTGAAAAATTATGTGATCGCGTTGCAATTATTAATAAAGGGAATCTGCAGTTCCAAGGAAATTTAAATGAAATGAGAGATCATTTTAAATCAAACGAATCTCTTGAAAAAATGTTCTTGGAGATGACAGGTAATGAATAA
- a CDS encoding tyrosine-protein phosphatase, which yields MEQQRGWLQAKVERNHENMLHIQWDDLVDEVNIYWNTSSEHIEEKGQFLIKVTGASSCMVKDPSGEARPYFRLVTNRGQAITVAERRLPLQGAFNFRDLGGYETTDGRRVKWGKLYRSEELAGLTEQDIQYLQQSGLKLVCDYRTDFEVKHKPNPEMNGVRQVGLPVMQDIAKDLNINEFFEIGDVSMLGKPGEYLVKMNKDFVTDNEAFVRFLQLAQDPENLPLVNHCTAGKDRTGFASALLLLVLGVREETVMQDYLLSNGFREKLNQKMMAFLGAKLKDEESRAILGAMFEARAEYLQAALDEITRTYGSVEVYAEKGIGFTKEQLVAIKTLLLEGK from the coding sequence ATGGAGCAACAAAGAGGTTGGCTACAGGCAAAAGTAGAACGAAATCATGAAAATATGCTACATATACAGTGGGACGACTTAGTAGACGAAGTAAATATTTATTGGAACACTTCTTCAGAACATATTGAAGAAAAAGGACAATTTCTAATAAAAGTAACAGGTGCATCGTCTTGCATGGTAAAAGACCCTAGCGGTGAAGCGCGACCTTATTTTCGATTAGTAACAAATAGAGGACAAGCTATTACAGTAGCTGAGCGCCGATTACCTTTGCAAGGTGCATTTAACTTCCGTGATTTAGGTGGCTATGAAACGACAGATGGCCGCAGAGTGAAATGGGGGAAATTATATCGTTCTGAAGAATTAGCAGGACTAACAGAACAAGATATTCAGTATTTACAACAATCAGGGTTGAAGCTCGTATGTGATTACCGAACAGATTTTGAAGTGAAACACAAACCAAACCCAGAAATGAATGGTGTTCGCCAAGTTGGCTTACCTGTGATGCAAGATATAGCGAAAGATTTAAATATAAATGAGTTTTTCGAAATTGGTGATGTATCGATGCTTGGAAAACCTGGTGAATATTTAGTGAAAATGAATAAAGACTTTGTGACAGATAATGAAGCGTTTGTACGCTTTTTACAACTTGCGCAAGATCCAGAAAATTTACCACTTGTTAATCATTGTACAGCTGGGAAAGACCGAACAGGTTTTGCGTCTGCTTTATTATTACTTGTTCTTGGTGTACGAGAAGAGACAGTGATGCAAGATTATTTATTAAGTAACGGATTTCGTGAAAAGTTAAATCAAAAAATGATGGCCTTTTTAGGAGCAAAGCTCAAAGATGAAGAGAGCAGAGCAATTTTAGGTGCTATGTTTGAAGCACGTGCTGAGTATTTACAAGCTGCACTAGATGAAATCACTCGAACATACGGTTCTGTAGAAGTATATGCAGAAAAAGGAATCGGTTTTACAAAAGAACAATTAGTAGCTATTAAAACGCTATTATTAGAAGGAAAATAA
- a CDS encoding DUF2785 domain-containing protein, producing the protein MDIITLQQQLELIQQNDYTQMYNIDLNELSIHMLQHIGTTDGYVREELIYNCFSHFILNELLPQTQLEKLLTTCLDQNYLFCEINCPNTDGVFTRSFTTLLIALILKFDTSHSFLSVEKLKEIKEKLIDYTNRESDYRGYVKDKGWAHSIAHVSDAFNEMIHNPKIPLEWYEEIVHCILNKIFIYSTVHHTSEDERIVTPLITMLCHGLPKGRLCYIIYTKMKRLPSFKKRLPLYEYCKLCANVKTFLRTLFFRTKSDPILSSVATQTAKMLNELPKYY; encoded by the coding sequence TTGGATATCATTACATTACAACAACAATTGGAGCTCATTCAGCAAAACGACTATACGCAAATGTATAACATTGATCTTAATGAGTTAAGTATACATATGCTTCAACATATCGGTACTACCGATGGTTATGTACGTGAAGAATTAATATATAATTGCTTTTCACATTTTATTCTTAATGAACTCCTTCCACAGACTCAATTAGAAAAGTTATTAACAACATGCCTCGATCAAAACTATTTATTTTGTGAAATTAACTGCCCAAATACGGATGGAGTTTTTACTCGTTCTTTTACAACATTATTAATCGCATTAATTTTAAAGTTCGATACCTCTCATTCTTTTTTATCTGTAGAAAAACTCAAAGAAATTAAAGAAAAACTTATTGACTATACGAACCGTGAAAGTGATTACCGAGGCTATGTAAAAGATAAAGGTTGGGCCCATAGTATCGCTCATGTATCCGACGCTTTTAATGAAATGATTCACAATCCAAAAATTCCACTTGAATGGTATGAGGAGATTGTTCATTGTATTTTAAATAAAATATTTATTTATTCGACTGTACATCACACCAGTGAAGATGAACGTATTGTAACACCTCTAATTACTATGCTTTGTCATGGACTCCCGAAAGGGCGGCTTTGTTATATTATTTATACAAAAATGAAACGATTACCAAGCTTTAAAAAAAGACTCCCTCTTTATGAGTATTGTAAACTATGTGCAAATGTCAAAACATTTTTACGAACTCTATTTTTCAGAACCAAAAGTGATCCCATCCTTTCATCTGTAGCAACCCAAACAGCTAAAATGTTGAACGAATTACCAAAATACTACTAA
- a CDS encoding undecaprenyl-diphosphatase codes for MNYKMFRAINRLAGRNSTLDTFMIFISQKTRFLYIFLLALMWFRSNSYKKIILFAGVSVGFALCINRFIQLFYFKPRPFVIHRVRLLIPSKNNSSFPSKHTTVAFALATSILLRERLFGSIMWFFAILTGFSRIWLGHHYPFDIIGSAFIGMLTSIAIDNTTYLFNSFVTWIINIYRKLIFVDLKHS; via the coding sequence ATGAATTACAAGATGTTTAGGGCTATCAATCGTCTAGCTGGTCGTAATTCAACCTTGGATACATTTATGATATTTATTTCACAAAAGACTCGATTCCTGTACATTTTTTTATTAGCTTTAATGTGGTTTAGAAGTAATTCCTACAAAAAAATTATTTTATTTGCAGGAGTATCAGTAGGGTTCGCTTTATGTATAAACCGTTTTATCCAGCTTTTTTACTTTAAACCTCGTCCGTTTGTTATACATCGTGTACGTTTACTTATTCCATCAAAGAATAATTCTTCATTTCCCAGTAAACATACAACGGTGGCGTTTGCTTTAGCAACTTCCATCTTACTTCGCGAACGTTTATTTGGCTCAATCATGTGGTTTTTTGCAATTTTGACAGGTTTCTCACGTATTTGGCTAGGACATCATTATCCATTTGATATAATAGGAAGTGCTTTCATAGGAATGTTAACTAGTATAGCTATTGACAATACTACATATTTATTTAATTCTTTTGTTACCTGGATTATAAATATATATAGAAAACTAATTTTTGTGGATTTGAAACATTCCTAA
- a CDS encoding DUF1657 domain-containing protein, translating into MTVVTKLKQTISGLKSAQVCLEEFVLDTDNQQAKQLYQNAAQQTQTIIDSLEPRIQEIQQEEPQYNQ; encoded by the coding sequence ATGACAGTAGTCACTAAACTCAAACAAACCATTTCTGGTTTAAAAAGTGCGCAAGTATGTTTAGAAGAATTTGTTCTTGATACTGACAATCAGCAAGCAAAGCAACTGTATCAAAATGCAGCTCAGCAAACACAGACAATTATTGATTCTTTAGAACCACGCATTCAGGAGATTCAACAAGAGGAACCTCAATATAATCAATAA